The Spiroplasma clarkii genome has a window encoding:
- a CDS encoding potassium channel family protein — protein MAKKKSFAIIGANRFGLAVAQELEEKKQSVKLFDINEEKLNLYISEYESIDGIIMDTTNKVALEKNGIIQYDYVIVCFGSNMEASILTILNLIDLGVDNIIVNARDFNHKRILMALGIEEDSIVIPDEITGKLIATKSLFDIEGQVQSTDGDYSFTNIIVNDAKVIGRSISESGLTSNRDFTIVQIKRSGKVVIPDEYTILKKDDLLVIFAKNNIIRDLTIKIRGEEEL, from the coding sequence ATGGCTAAAAAGAAAAGTTTTGCAATTATTGGTGCTAACCGTTTTGGTTTAGCAGTAGCCCAAGAACTTGAAGAAAAAAAGCAATCAGTTAAATTATTTGATATTAATGAAGAAAAACTAAATCTCTATATTTCTGAATATGAATCAATTGATGGAATCATTATGGATACTACCAATAAAGTAGCTTTAGAAAAAAATGGGATTATTCAATATGACTATGTAATTGTTTGTTTTGGTTCAAATATGGAAGCAAGTATTTTAACAATTTTAAACTTAATTGACTTAGGAGTGGACAATATTATAGTTAATGCCCGAGATTTTAACCATAAAAGAATTTTAATGGCTTTAGGAATTGAAGAGGATTCAATTGTAATACCCGATGAAATTACAGGAAAACTTATTGCCACCAAGTCCTTATTTGACATTGAGGGACAAGTACAATCAACTGATGGAGATTATAGTTTCACCAATATCATTGTAAATGATGCCAAAGTTATTGGACGTTCAATTAGTGAATCGGGTTTAACTTCAAATCGTGATTTTACAATTGTACAAATTAAAAGAAGTGGAAAAGTCGTTATTCCTGATGAATACACCATTCTAAAAAAAGATGATTTACTAGTTATTTTTGCAAAAAACAACATTATTCGTGATTTAACCATTAAAATTAGGGGTGAAGAAGAACTCTAA
- the gatC gene encoding Asp-tRNA(Asn)/Glu-tRNA(Gln) amidotransferase subunit GatC: protein MKITKEFVQVLADDVLIELTEHEKNEILKTENDILSKFEKVFLIDTENVPESHHPFATENTYLRSDDDITTISKAQLLANAPAQKDGYVVISKVVK from the coding sequence ATGAAGATAACTAAGGAATTTGTTCAAGTTTTAGCAGATGATGTTTTAATTGAATTAACTGAACATGAAAAAAATGAAATTTTAAAAACTGAAAATGATATTTTAAGTAAATTTGAAAAGGTTTTTTTAATAGATACTGAAAATGTTCCAGAAAGTCACCATCCTTTTGCCACTGAAAATACTTATTTACGCAGTGATGATGACATCACTACAATTTCAAAAGCACAATTACTAGCAAATGCTCCAGCACAAAAAGATGGGTATGTTGTTATTAGTAAGGTGGTGAAGTAG
- the gatB gene encoding Asp-tRNA(Asn)/Glu-tRNA(Gln) amidotransferase subunit GatB, with amino-acid sequence MTNFEVIIGIENHVELKTKSKMFAPAPVTYGEEPNTQVSAVDLGYPGALPTVNEAGVKLAILACHALNMKINPLLRFDRKNYFYPDLVKGFQITQQFHPIGSEGALEITLTDGSKKTISIERLHIEEDTAKQNHIGDLTYIDYNRSGVGLVEIVSKPEIRSAEEAVEYVNNLREILLFLGVSDVKMNEGSLRCDINISLRPYGNPTFGSKVEIKNLNSLNNIKKAVEFEIRRQSQALLNGETIGQETRRFDENTQETVLMRVKSDGIDYKYFREPNLVPIRLTPSWIEGIIKSSPELAATKRQRYVEQYKMKLEDVNYILASLELTNFFEATVALGCDPIKVLNYLTADIKALLNKENLAIDKTQLQPQDICDIINLLEQGVISSKHVKTLLPIVFASDKTVLQVVEENNLKLISDVKVIEDLLIPIVKQNQTLIVENYENRPERVEKTLMGQLMKETGGNVNPDVALTIINKMIKNTLK; translated from the coding sequence ATGACTAATTTTGAAGTGATTATTGGTATTGAAAACCATGTTGAATTAAAAACAAAATCAAAAATGTTTGCCCCTGCTCCTGTGACTTATGGTGAAGAACCAAATACACAAGTAAGTGCAGTAGATTTAGGATACCCTGGAGCACTGCCAACAGTAAATGAAGCTGGAGTTAAATTAGCAATTTTAGCGTGTCATGCTTTAAACATGAAAATTAACCCTTTACTAAGATTTGATCGTAAAAACTATTTTTACCCAGATTTAGTTAAAGGATTTCAAATAACTCAACAATTTCACCCAATTGGTAGTGAAGGTGCTTTGGAAATAACTTTAACTGATGGTAGTAAAAAAACTATTAGTATTGAGAGACTCCACATTGAAGAAGATACTGCCAAACAAAATCATATTGGTGATTTAACCTATATTGATTACAACCGTAGTGGAGTGGGTTTAGTTGAAATTGTTTCAAAACCTGAAATTCGTTCAGCAGAAGAAGCAGTTGAGTATGTGAACAATTTGCGTGAAATCTTATTGTTTTTGGGAGTAAGTGACGTCAAAATGAATGAAGGTTCATTACGTTGTGATATTAATATTTCTTTAAGACCTTATGGAAATCCAACTTTTGGTTCAAAAGTTGAAATTAAAAATTTAAACTCATTAAATAACATTAAAAAAGCAGTTGAATTTGAAATTAGAAGACAAAGTCAAGCCTTGTTGAATGGTGAAACTATTGGTCAAGAAACAAGACGTTTTGATGAAAACACACAAGAAACAGTTTTAATGAGAGTAAAAAGTGATGGCATTGATTATAAATACTTTCGAGAACCAAATCTTGTTCCAATTAGGTTAACACCATCTTGAATTGAAGGAATTATTAAAAGTTCACCTGAATTGGCCGCAACAAAACGCCAACGTTATGTTGAACAATACAAAATGAAACTTGAAGATGTTAATTACATCTTAGCAAGTTTAGAGTTAACAAACTTTTTTGAAGCCACAGTAGCCTTGGGGTGTGATCCGATTAAGGTCTTAAATTACTTGACTGCTGATATTAAGGCCTTGTTAAATAAGGAGAATTTAGCAATTGATAAAACTCAACTCCAACCACAAGATATTTGTGACATTATTAATTTATTAGAACAAGGGGTTATTTCTTCAAAACATGTAAAAACATTGTTACCAATAGTGTTTGCAAGCGATAAGACTGTTTTACAAGTTGTTGAGGAAAATAACTTAAAATTGATAAGTGATGTTAAAGTTATTGAAGATTTATTAATCCCAATTGTTAAACAAAATCAAACTCTAATTGTTGAAAATTATGAAAACAGACCAGAAAGAGTTGAAAAAACTTTAATGGGGCAACTTATGAAAGAAACTGGGGGAAATGTTAACCCTGATGTTGCTTTAACTATCATTAATAAAATGATTAAAAATACTTTGAAGTAA
- a CDS encoding pseudouridine synthase: MTILTVNSNDAGQTLFNFIKKNFKATNLSIIYKWFRTNKIKVNGKRIKDHKLKLELGDEVKVYDSESVVKRQTEELVDFSTLEIIYEDENLLIVDKPTNLEMHSPYNICLDLMVQSYLISSNQYDIAAENSFVISHVHRLDKLTQGLVIYAKNKISLDSLLDAIKNKDKIKKYYLVKLTNNTIELGRIHGYIEYSEAEKRGFFSKRTNGKSKECMQLHRWFDEKNNILEVLLISGRKHQIRCISAFYDCPIVGDFKYGAPRNTDKRIGLVAYKLLFKNFTDHLSYLNGKEFHSKATI, from the coding sequence ATGACAATACTAACTGTGAATAGTAATGATGCAGGTCAAACACTATTCAACTTTATTAAGAAAAATTTTAAAGCCACCAATTTATCAATAATTTATAAATGGTTTCGCACCAATAAAATTAAAGTTAATGGCAAAAGAATTAAAGATCATAAATTAAAACTTGAATTAGGTGATGAAGTCAAGGTTTATGATAGTGAATCTGTGGTCAAACGTCAAACTGAGGAGTTAGTTGATTTTTCAACATTAGAAATTATTTATGAAGATGAAAACCTTTTGATAGTTGATAAACCTACTAACTTAGAAATGCATTCCCCCTATAACATTTGTTTGGACCTTATGGTGCAAAGTTATTTGATAAGTTCAAACCAATATGATATTGCTGCTGAAAATTCATTTGTTATAAGTCATGTTCATCGTTTAGATAAACTAACTCAAGGACTAGTAATTTATGCTAAAAATAAAATTTCATTAGATTCTTTACTTGATGCTATTAAAAATAAGGATAAAATTAAAAAATATTATCTTGTTAAATTAACTAATAACACCATTGAACTGGGTCGCATTCATGGTTACATTGAGTATAGTGAGGCTGAAAAAAGAGGGTTTTTCTCCAAACGAACTAATGGGAAATCAAAAGAATGTATGCAGTTACACAGATGGTTTGATGAGAAAAACAATATTTTAGAAGTGTTATTAATTTCAGGTCGAAAACACCAAATTCGTTGCATTAGTGCTTTTTATGATTGCCCAATAGTTGGGGATTTTAAATATGGAGCACCAAGAAATACAGATAAAAGAATTGGATTAGTGGCTTATAAATTATTGTTTAAAAACTTTACAGATCACTTGAGTTATTTAAATGGGAAAGAATTTCATTCAAAAGCCACCATTTAA
- a CDS encoding amidase family protein, with amino-acid sequence MQLLGLTITEIHKLYQSKTISVGDYIKAVYQAMQKDFASNFLVTICEEPDYSKLEQYFDKDNILSGIPYLAKDNFWTMDLRTTAGSKILSNFQPTEDSTVIKKLRDKSTVLLGKTTLDELGMGGTGLFGFNGKVANPFDTTRIAGGSSSGSAYAVAKGYVPFATGSDTGDSIRKPASFVGVVGFKPTYGSLSRYGVIPYAPSLDHLGYFTRNVEDMALVCDATYGFDKKDFTSIANPADFASHLNDLHKNAKFGYIKDVQKYIDGKLAKAYEKLYQKIKADGHEVIEIDFSKKLLDALPAVYMMISFSEAVSTHSNLDGINFGERVEGKDYIETIKKSRASGFGMNVKKRFVIGSYQLRKENQELLLAKSKKVRTLIIKELQKAYELVDILILPPALDIAPKISEVVGVDVEDRQDDEKVFLQDLLILANFNGMPSITIPFIKKEEMPIGINLNAKPTADLLVLQAAKYVEGLVQQGGFAND; translated from the coding sequence ATGCAACTTTTAGGTTTAACAATAACTGAAATTCATAAATTATACCAATCAAAAACAATTTCAGTGGGAGATTATATTAAAGCAGTTTATCAAGCAATGCAAAAAGATTTTGCTTCAAATTTTTTAGTGACAATTTGTGAGGAACCAGATTACTCAAAATTAGAGCAATACTTTGATAAAGATAATATTTTAAGTGGAATCCCTTATTTAGCAAAAGATAATTTTTGAACCATGGATCTAAGAACAACTGCAGGTTCAAAAATCCTAAGTAATTTTCAACCAACTGAAGATAGTACTGTTATTAAAAAACTAAGAGATAAAAGTACAGTCTTGCTTGGAAAAACCACTCTGGATGAATTAGGAATGGGAGGAACTGGCTTATTTGGGTTTAATGGTAAAGTAGCAAATCCTTTTGATACCACTCGCATTGCTGGAGGTAGTTCAAGTGGGAGTGCTTATGCAGTAGCTAAAGGTTATGTTCCATTCGCTACAGGTTCAGATACAGGTGATTCAATTAGAAAACCTGCAAGTTTTGTAGGAGTTGTTGGTTTTAAACCAACTTATGGTAGTCTATCAAGGTATGGAGTTATTCCTTATGCTCCAAGTTTAGACCATTTAGGATACTTTACTCGTAATGTTGAAGATATGGCCCTAGTTTGTGATGCTACATATGGGTTTGATAAAAAAGATTTTACTTCAATTGCCAATCCAGCAGATTTTGCAAGTCATTTGAATGATTTACATAAAAATGCCAAATTTGGTTACATTAAAGATGTTCAAAAATATATTGATGGAAAGTTAGCAAAAGCTTATGAAAAGCTTTACCAAAAAATCAAAGCTGATGGCCATGAAGTGATAGAAATTGACTTTAGTAAAAAACTACTTGATGCTTTACCGGCTGTTTACATGATGATTTCTTTTTCAGAAGCTGTTTCAACTCACTCAAATTTAGATGGTATTAATTTTGGTGAGCGAGTTGAAGGTAAAGATTACATTGAAACTATTAAAAAAAGTCGTGCAAGTGGTTTTGGAATGAATGTTAAAAAAAGATTTGTTATTGGTAGTTATCAATTAAGAAAAGAAAACCAAGAACTATTGTTAGCAAAATCAAAAAAAGTAAGAACCTTAATTATTAAAGAACTACAAAAAGCATATGAACTTGTAGATATTTTAATTTTACCTCCAGCACTTGATATTGCTCCAAAAATTTCTGAGGTTGTTGGGGTTGATGTTGAAGATCGTCAAGATGATGAAAAAGTTTTCTTACAAGATCTACTAATTTTGGCAAACTTTAATGGAATGCCTTCAATTACTATTCCTTTCATTAAAAAAGAAGAAATGCCCATTGGCATCAATTTAAATGCTAAACCAACAGCAGATTTATTGGTACTACAAGCTGCTAAGTATGTTGAAGGCTTAGTGCAACAAGGAGGATTTGCAAATGACTAA
- the ligA gene encoding NAD-dependent DNA ligase LigA, whose amino-acid sequence MDKIEKRIKELKTQLNIWAHAYYVLDAPVVDDAEYDALFLELKDLEAQYPQFITGDSPTQRVGGIVLEKFEKYQHKTPMLSLDNAFNDGDLLNFDKQIKKEVEQKPYSFFVEPKIDGLSISLIYKQGKLQTAATRGDGVYGEDVTSNIKTIKSLPLMIADLDDYVEIRGEVFLNKTEFNKINAQRKAKDEPLFANPRNAAAGTVRQLDSSIAAERNLDAFLYYYMNREKISTHSQSMTHLQSMNFKVNNLGQHCPDIQAVIEHVNYLNTLRHDLDYEIDGVVIKVNEFDLYEEIGYTSKFPKWAIAFKFPAEVKTTKLLDIFPTVGRTGRITYNAVLEPVGLAGTTVQAATLHNADFIVERDIRVGANVKVKKAGDIIPEIIEPIKDENFVNLPIWQESQNCPECNSPLERTVGEVDQYCINSSCPRKIIRSLEHFASREAMNIEGLSIKIIEKLYENGFVKNIADIYKLKTVRTNLLELDNMGEKSVDNLLQAIENTKQNSAEKLFFGLGIRYVGKKTAQLLVINFKSILNLKNQDFDTIATIHDIGPTVSQAVVDWFKVQANLDLVTELQSLGLNTDYLGNVGSKFNEEISNKSFVITGTLSKPRNHFKSILEEHGAKVIDSVSKKTDYLLAGSEAGSKLEKAQKLNVKIINEEEFKELIGE is encoded by the coding sequence ATGGACAAGATTGAAAAAAGAATTAAGGAACTAAAAACCCAACTAAACATTTGAGCACATGCTTATTACGTTTTAGATGCTCCTGTTGTTGATGATGCTGAATATGATGCATTATTTTTAGAGTTAAAAGACTTAGAAGCTCAGTATCCACAATTTATAACTGGTGACTCACCAACTCAAAGAGTTGGGGGCATAGTGTTAGAAAAATTTGAAAAATATCAGCATAAAACTCCAATGCTAAGTTTGGATAATGCCTTTAATGATGGAGACTTACTAAATTTTGACAAACAAATTAAAAAAGAGGTAGAACAAAAACCTTATAGTTTTTTTGTTGAACCAAAAATTGATGGTCTATCAATTTCATTAATTTATAAACAAGGAAAACTACAAACTGCAGCAACTAGAGGTGATGGAGTTTATGGAGAAGATGTAACTTCAAACATTAAAACAATCAAAAGTTTGCCACTAATGATAGCAGATTTAGATGATTATGTTGAAATTAGGGGAGAGGTCTTTTTAAATAAAACTGAATTTAACAAAATTAATGCTCAAAGAAAAGCAAAAGATGAACCACTATTTGCCAATCCCCGAAATGCAGCAGCTGGAACTGTGCGTCAATTAGACTCAAGTATTGCTGCAGAAAGAAATTTAGATGCTTTTTTGTATTATTACATGAATCGTGAAAAAATTTCAACTCATAGTCAATCAATGACACACTTGCAATCAATGAATTTCAAAGTGAACAATTTAGGCCAACATTGCCCAGATATTCAAGCTGTAATTGAACATGTTAATTACTTAAACACTTTAAGACATGATTTGGACTATGAAATTGATGGAGTTGTTATTAAGGTTAATGAGTTTGATTTATATGAAGAAATTGGTTACACATCAAAATTTCCCAAGTGAGCTATTGCCTTTAAATTTCCAGCAGAGGTTAAAACCACCAAACTCCTTGATATCTTTCCAACTGTAGGGAGAACTGGGAGAATTACTTATAATGCAGTTCTAGAACCAGTGGGTTTGGCAGGAACTACAGTGCAAGCAGCCACTTTACATAATGCTGATTTTATTGTGGAAAGAGATATTAGAGTTGGAGCAAATGTTAAAGTTAAAAAAGCAGGAGACATTATTCCAGAAATTATTGAACCAATAAAGGATGAAAATTTTGTTAATTTACCTATTTGACAAGAAAGTCAAAACTGTCCAGAGTGTAACTCTCCCTTAGAAAGAACAGTTGGTGAAGTGGATCAATATTGTATTAACAGTTCTTGTCCAAGAAAAATCATCCGTTCATTAGAACATTTTGCCAGTCGTGAAGCTATGAACATTGAGGGTTTAAGTATTAAAATTATTGAAAAACTTTATGAGAATGGTTTTGTTAAAAACATTGCAGATATTTATAAACTAAAAACAGTTAGAACCAATTTACTAGAATTAGATAATATGGGAGAAAAATCAGTTGATAATTTATTGCAAGCCATTGAAAATACTAAACAAAATTCTGCTGAAAAACTTTTCTTTGGTTTAGGAATTAGATATGTTGGTAAAAAAACAGCCCAGTTATTGGTAATAAACTTTAAATCAATTTTAAACTTAAAAAATCAAGATTTTGACACAATTGCCACTATTCATGATATTGGACCAACTGTTTCACAAGCTGTGGTTGACTGATTTAAAGTCCAAGCCAACTTGGACTTAGTTACTGAGTTGCAAAGTTTAGGCTTGAATACTGATTATTTAGGTAATGTTGGTTCAAAATTTAATGAAGAAATTTCAAATAAAAGTTTTGTAATTACTGGAACTTTATCAAAACCTCGGAACCACTTTAAAAGTATTTTAGAAGAACATGGAGCAAAAGTAATTGATAGTGTCAGCAAAAAAACTGATTATTTACTGGCAGGAAGTGAAGCTGGAAGTAAATTAGAAAAGGCCCAAAAATTAAATGTTAAAATAATCAATGAAGAAGAATTTAAAGAACTTATAGGAGAATAA
- a CDS encoding CPBP family intramembrane glutamic endopeptidase — protein MEDLGQFIPIDEQEPEKELNSFQKFQNKYYGLEHKFEFDKGNWKVNGMIFVVTAIIIPFTFSVIATLVFGLGKSENQSVASYVQILQIISIFVGFVVLIGREKNYIYNGKAWLFFYSVLPIAFAIALSMVIGQLLNKNQFLEAMLNIWIMIISCGTVLLMVFIIDKNFVKNFKESLSKRFLPLFLTALVGAFVLFVAQIGVSQLENLWAPSTDSNNQSSIIGILKGDDATRTEKTIYALSIFIYTVLIAPLIEEIVYRYCWNLNTSNRWFGFVTSAIAFGFVHYGITGDYAHALSYTVAGFVFSGVFLWTKGNTVACWWTHLFNNALSFIVIINNVLIGRSLWQY, from the coding sequence ATGGAAGATTTAGGACAGTTCATACCAATTGATGAACAAGAACCAGAAAAAGAACTAAACTCATTTCAAAAATTTCAAAATAAATACTATGGTTTAGAACATAAATTTGAGTTTGATAAGGGCAATTGAAAGGTTAATGGGATGATATTTGTAGTAACAGCCATCATTATCCCATTTACTTTTTCAGTAATTGCTACATTGGTTTTTGGACTTGGTAAAAGTGAAAACCAAAGTGTTGCATCTTATGTGCAAATTTTACAAATTATTTCAATATTTGTAGGGTTTGTTGTTTTGATTGGTAGAGAAAAAAACTATATATACAATGGTAAGGCATGATTATTCTTTTACTCAGTTTTACCAATTGCATTTGCAATTGCTCTGTCAATGGTTATTGGTCAATTATTAAATAAAAATCAATTCCTTGAAGCAATGCTTAATATTTGGATTATGATTATTAGTTGTGGTACTGTTTTGCTTATGGTTTTTATTATTGACAAAAATTTTGTTAAGAATTTCAAAGAATCATTAAGTAAAAGATTTTTACCATTATTTTTAACAGCTCTAGTTGGTGCCTTTGTCTTATTTGTGGCTCAAATTGGGGTTAGCCAGTTAGAGAATTTATGAGCTCCAAGTACTGACTCAAATAATCAAAGTTCAATTATAGGTATTTTAAAGGGTGATGATGCCACCAGAACAGAAAAGACTATTTATGCTCTATCTATTTTTATTTATACGGTTTTAATCGCACCACTTATTGAAGAAATAGTTTATCGCTACTGTTGAAACCTTAATACTTCAAATCGATGATTTGGATTTGTAACTAGTGCCATCGCTTTTGGATTTGTTCATTATGGTATAACTGGTGATTATGCTCATGCTTTATCATATACTGTTGCTGGATTTGTCTTTAGTGGAGTGTTTTTATGAACTAAAGGCAATACTGTGGCATGTTGATGAACCCATCTATTCAATAATGCCTTGTCATTCATAGTAATTATAAATAATGTACTTATAGGGAGAAGTTTATGACAATACTAA
- a CDS encoding ABC transporter ATP-binding protein — MKLEVKNLKKSFDDVLVLDDISFTLNEGDIAGFVGTNGAGKTTTIKAIFNEYRIDEGEILIDGESISKDNLKEMEFFPDQNNFPKDFKIIDYCWYNYQLTFPKAKHAEFKNLFKDVVKALSLGQQMKSKFSQLSSGMQKRALLAAVLVTKPKILFLDEPTSNVDIKAKREFIELLKELAGNLGLIILITTHQIEELEKFANCLIFLEKGKVVYDDKFNSETENIYEVYDKAFTSDKPIINKDLLKDMYKNQTNSKK, encoded by the coding sequence ATGAAATTAGAAGTAAAAAACTTGAAAAAATCTTTTGATGATGTGTTGGTGTTAGATGATATTTCATTTACCTTAAATGAAGGTGATATTGCTGGGTTTGTTGGAACAAATGGGGCTGGGAAAACCACAACTATCAAAGCAATTTTCAATGAATATCGCATTGACGAAGGGGAGATTCTAATTGATGGTGAATCAATTAGCAAAGATAATTTAAAAGAAATGGAGTTCTTCCCAGATCAAAATAACTTCCCCAAAGATTTTAAGATAATAGATTATTGTTGATATAATTATCAACTAACTTTTCCGAAAGCAAAACATGCAGAATTTAAAAATCTATTCAAAGATGTAGTTAAGGCACTATCTTTGGGTCAACAAATGAAATCAAAATTTAGCCAACTTTCAAGTGGAATGCAAAAAAGAGCACTTTTAGCTGCAGTTTTGGTTACGAAACCAAAAATCTTATTTTTGGATGAACCAACATCTAATGTGGACATTAAAGCTAAGAGGGAATTTATTGAACTTTTAAAAGAATTAGCTGGTAACCTAGGTCTAATCATTTTGATAACCACACATCAAATTGAGGAACTAGAAAAGTTTGCTAATTGCTTAATTTTTTTAGAAAAAGGTAAAGTGGTTTATGATGATAAATTTAACTCAGAAACAGAAAATATTTATGAAGTTTATGACAAAGCATTTACAAGTGATAAACCAATAATTAATAAAGATCTATTAAAAGACATGTATAAAAATCAAACTAATTCAAAAAAATAA
- a CDS encoding ABC transporter permease, with protein sequence MKNKLSIFDITIFKHSLVKSIKNFWNWFVVIIFLAILIGLSVLWGAEGDLASLNSRNQIFTFWLLPQFIFLLTDCTYNYINERQYQVLNMELRKGRTTKQILFSRLLASLVITTSLNLIFLVINIIFLAAYEPQQLNNLPLLFFLVFVLSLINLGIFSFFFGLGFNKVISVALNIYLILTMLGSLIFYMLAPILFSNKELEMFVPQNIRTSLITDKVFEYYQVDDSLINKLLTESHYYNDYVVAEDEENQLSKWLPLALGLLNQSDIDHLSELLELIQDSENPIVLELSEDFKNTELYKINQDLIQEDTLSRDYGKSIYSWIPSSKAKAAFTLEELDKVIALINSKYGQDHPGVDNFNQFVRDFVVSEMNSNFYPISYDLSNFDVREYGVIGYINKSLNETTETPVGLKVWNEAIAKLVYQANSAYKIEIYNTLTLAKARTILSLLPWIMTAEISANPNRLLNKLDHYVDNNYGAGVNFATYYRGNRFYNENASEGSFNQIALNTTKNKKVYGTTYSSVAYHIALFIIGIVLLWLGSRFFEKNIRK encoded by the coding sequence ATGAAAAACAAACTATCCATATTTGATATCACAATCTTTAAGCATTCTTTAGTAAAAAGCATTAAAAATTTTTGGAATTGATTTGTAGTAATCATATTTCTTGCAATTTTAATTGGTTTATCAGTATTATGAGGAGCAGAGGGAGATTTAGCATCTCTGAATAGTCGTAATCAAATTTTTACTTTTTGACTACTACCCCAATTCATTTTCTTACTTACTGATTGTACTTATAATTATATAAATGAAAGACAATATCAAGTTTTAAATATGGAATTACGAAAGGGACGTACTACAAAGCAAATTCTTTTTTCAAGGCTGCTTGCAAGTTTAGTAATTACCACATCGCTAAATTTAATATTCTTAGTAATTAACATTATCTTTCTAGCAGCTTATGAACCACAACAATTGAATAATTTACCATTATTATTTTTCCTAGTTTTTGTCCTTTCACTGATTAATTTGGGGATTTTCTCTTTCTTTTTTGGGTTGGGCTTTAATAAAGTTATTTCAGTAGCTTTGAATATTTACTTGATATTAACAATGCTTGGTTCACTAATTTTTTATATGCTTGCACCAATTTTGTTTAGTAATAAAGAATTAGAAATGTTTGTTCCCCAAAATATCAGAACCAGTTTAATTACTGATAAAGTCTTTGAGTACTATCAAGTTGATGATTCATTAATTAATAAATTGTTGACTGAATCTCATTATTACAATGATTATGTTGTTGCTGAAGATGAAGAAAACCAACTTTCTAAATGATTACCTTTAGCATTGGGTTTATTAAACCAAAGTGATATTGACCATTTGAGCGAACTTCTTGAATTGATTCAGGATTCTGAAAATCCTATTGTTTTAGAATTAAGTGAGGATTTTAAAAATACTGAATTATATAAAATTAATCAAGATTTAATACAAGAGGATACATTATCAAGAGATTATGGTAAATCAATTTATAGTTGAATACCTTCATCAAAAGCAAAAGCTGCTTTTACTTTAGAGGAACTAGATAAAGTTATAGCCTTGATTAACAGCAAATATGGTCAAGACCATCCTGGAGTAGATAACTTCAATCAGTTTGTTAGAGATTTTGTTGTTAGTGAGATGAATTCAAACTTCTATCCAATTAGTTATGATTTATCTAATTTTGATGTTAGAGAATATGGTGTTATAGGATATATTAATAAAAGCTTAAATGAAACCACTGAAACTCCTGTTGGGTTAAAGGTTTGGAACGAGGCTATTGCAAAATTGGTTTATCAAGCCAATTCAGCATATAAAATTGAAATTTATAATACATTAACCTTGGCAAAAGCAAGAACAATTTTGAGTTTATTGCCCTGAATTATGACAGCAGAAATAAGTGCAAATCCAAACCGTTTATTAAATAAACTTGATCATTATGTTGATAATAACTATGGAGCTGGAGTTAATTTTGCAACATATTATCGAGGAAATCGATTCTATAATGAAAATGCCTCAGAAGGTAGTTTCAACCAAATTGCTTTAAATACCACAAAGAACAAGAAAGTTTATGGGACAACATATAGTTCTGTTGCTTATCACATTGCTTTGTTCATAATAGGGATTGTATTATTATGATTAGGTTCAAGATTTTTTGAAAAAAATATTAGAAAATAA